A window of the Roseovarius sp. S88 genome harbors these coding sequences:
- a CDS encoding cell division protein ZapA: protein MPEVDVEIGGRKFEVACQEGEEHYLRAAAAMLDEEASLLTAQIGRIPEARMLLMAGLMLADKTAGVQDKLRESEDKMTEKEAELDQLRNAQPGEVQRIEVPVIPQAALAALDSLAKRAEALAERAESS from the coding sequence GCAAGTTTGAAGTCGCCTGTCAGGAAGGTGAGGAACACTATCTGCGGGCGGCAGCCGCGATGCTCGACGAAGAGGCAAGTCTTTTGACAGCGCAGATTGGGCGCATTCCAGAAGCGCGTATGTTGCTGATGGCGGGATTGATGTTGGCTGATAAAACCGCAGGCGTGCAGGACAAGCTGCGCGAATCTGAGGACAAAATGACTGAGAAAGAAGCCGAGCTTGACCAATTGCGCAATGCTCAACCTGGTGAGGTTCAGCGCATCGAAGTTCCTGTCATACCTCAGGCCGCTTTGGCAGCACTCGATTCTCTTGCCAAACGAGCCGAAGCGCTGGCGGAACGCGCCGAATCTTCTTAA
- the sucD gene encoding succinate--CoA ligase subunit alpha produces the protein MAILINKETKVLVTGITGRIGSFHTQDMINHGTNVVGGVTPGKGGSKHLGLPVFNTVKGAVAETGADLVVSFVPPPFAADSIMEAADAGIKTCVCIADGIPAQDMIHVKRYMRRYKEEKRMRLIGPNCAGIITPGEGFAGLMPPHIYKPGRVGIVGRSGTLGYEAASQMSERGIGVSSSIGIGGDPINGSSFKDILELFEADPDTDAVVLVGEIGGPQEAEAAEYIRDHMSKPVAAYIAGLSAPKGRRMGHAGAIVSAFGESAQEKVDILQEAGVTIVPTPSSFGDAVEKMVA, from the coding sequence ATGGCTATTCTCATCAACAAAGAAACCAAGGTCTTGGTCACCGGCATCACCGGCCGCATCGGAAGCTTTCACACCCAGGACATGATCAATCACGGCACCAATGTCGTGGGCGGCGTGACACCGGGCAAAGGCGGTAGCAAACATCTGGGTCTGCCTGTGTTTAACACCGTCAAAGGCGCTGTGGCTGAAACGGGTGCGGACCTTGTGGTCAGCTTTGTGCCCCCTCCCTTTGCTGCCGATAGCATCATGGAGGCTGCGGACGCGGGTATCAAAACATGTGTTTGCATCGCCGATGGCATCCCGGCGCAGGACATGATCCACGTCAAACGCTACATGCGCCGCTACAAAGAAGAAAAGCGCATGCGCCTCATCGGTCCCAACTGTGCGGGCATCATTACACCGGGCGAAGGCTTTGCCGGTCTGATGCCGCCGCATATCTACAAGCCTGGTCGCGTGGGCATCGTTGGACGCTCAGGCACGCTAGGATATGAGGCGGCCAGCCAGATGAGTGAGCGCGGCATTGGCGTGTCATCCTCCATCGGCATCGGCGGGGATCCGATTAATGGATCAAGCTTCAAGGATATTCTGGAACTGTTCGAGGCCGATCCTGACACAGATGCCGTGGTTCTGGTCGGTGAGATTGGCGGCCCGCAAGAGGCCGAAGCCGCTGAATACATTCGGGATCACATGAGCAAACCGGTCGCGGCCTATATTGCGGGTCTTTCGGCCCCCAAAGGCCGGCGTATGGGCCACGCCGGGGCCATCGTGTCAGCCTTTGGCGAATCCGCACAAGAAAAGGTCGACATCCTGCAAGAGGCCGGTGTGACCATTGTCCCTACACCGTCTTCGTTTGGTGATGCGGTCGAAAAGATGGTTGCCTGA
- a CDS encoding malate--CoA ligase subunit beta, whose product MDIHEYQAKKLLSKFGVNIPRGGIAYSPEQAVYRCSELSGDSWVVKAQIHSGARGKAGGVRICKSEEEIWDAAQWMLGRKLVTHQTGPQGKMVSRLYIEEATDIAQEIYLGFVMDRKLERVVVVASAEGGMEIEEISAEEPDSIIRSVVDPAVGMQAFQAREIAFSLGLEPQLIAQASKTIMGCYQMMSEMDANMVEINPLVVTTSNEIVALDAKVSFDTNALYRHPKISELRDKSQEDPRETYAGDRGLNYIGLEGEIGCIVNGAGLAMATLDMIKMAGGEPANFLDVGGGASPERVLKSFKAVLNDPNVEAILVNIFAGINRCDWIAEGVILAVKELDLKMPLVVRLSGTNVEEGLKLLEESGLNIETANSLAEAADKVVTAWRATQMAEAS is encoded by the coding sequence ATGGATATCCACGAATACCAGGCCAAGAAACTGCTCAGCAAATTCGGCGTTAATATTCCGCGCGGGGGCATTGCATATAGCCCAGAACAAGCTGTGTATCGCTGCTCCGAACTTTCGGGCGACTCTTGGGTGGTCAAAGCGCAAATCCATTCAGGTGCCCGCGGCAAGGCGGGCGGTGTTCGCATCTGCAAAAGCGAAGAAGAGATTTGGGATGCCGCACAATGGATGCTTGGCCGCAAACTTGTGACGCATCAAACCGGACCTCAAGGCAAGATGGTCAGCCGCCTTTATATCGAGGAGGCCACGGATATTGCGCAGGAAATTTACCTGGGCTTCGTGATGGACCGCAAATTGGAACGCGTGGTTGTGGTCGCCTCTGCTGAAGGTGGCATGGAGATTGAAGAGATTTCTGCCGAAGAGCCTGACTCGATCATTCGGTCTGTCGTTGACCCGGCCGTGGGCATGCAGGCCTTCCAGGCACGTGAGATTGCGTTCTCCCTTGGGCTCGAACCACAACTCATCGCGCAGGCGAGCAAGACTATCATGGGTTGTTATCAGATGATGTCTGAGATGGACGCCAACATGGTTGAGATCAACCCGCTCGTTGTGACCACCAGCAATGAGATCGTGGCGCTTGATGCCAAGGTGAGTTTTGACACCAATGCGCTTTACCGACACCCCAAAATTTCCGAGCTGCGCGACAAAAGCCAGGAAGATCCACGCGAAACCTATGCCGGTGATCGCGGCCTGAACTACATCGGCCTTGAAGGTGAAATTGGCTGCATCGTGAATGGCGCGGGCCTGGCCATGGCGACGCTCGACATGATCAAGATGGCCGGTGGGGAACCTGCCAACTTCCTCGATGTTGGCGGCGGAGCGAGCCCTGAGCGGGTTCTGAAATCCTTCAAGGCGGTGCTCAATGATCCCAATGTTGAAGCCATCCTTGTGAACATTTTTGCAGGCATCAACCGCTGCGACTGGATCGCCGAGGGGGTGATCCTCGCGGTCAAGGAGCTTGATCTGAAAATGCCTTTGGTGGTGCGTCTCTCGGGCACAAATGTCGAAGAAGGTCTCAAGCTGCTCGAAGAAAGTGGCCTGAACATCGAAACAGCGAATTCGTTGGCCGAGGCCGCGGACAAAGTCGTCACAGCATGGCGCGCAACTCAAATGGCGGAGGCAAGCTGA
- a CDS encoding 2-hydroxyacid dehydrogenase — translation MKILVTRAWPKAAESRLEQAGLGEVTLRNPDTSMSHDEWMAAAETYDVIMPTVSDKIPAEFYPAAKGKLKIFANYGVGFNHIDIDAAHANGIAVTNTPDVLTDCTADLAMGLMFAAARRIGEGERETRAGGWKGWRPTHMIGKKVTGATLGIIGFGRIGQAMARRAHNGFGMRVVFQDAWNVPDDIKAANGNAEQLGSMTEVAAQSDFLSLHCPGGADTYKMINADVFGALKPGAILVNSARGDVVDEDALFDALDSGKLSAAGLDVYHNEPALDPRFLTYDNIVLAPHLGSATDGTREAMGHRAIDNLEAFLKGERPGDLVTPGQD, via the coding sequence ATGAAAATTTTGGTGACCAGGGCCTGGCCCAAGGCGGCAGAGAGCCGTCTTGAGCAGGCCGGGCTTGGCGAAGTGACGCTGCGCAATCCCGACACGTCCATGAGCCACGATGAATGGATGGCCGCGGCAGAAACCTATGACGTGATCATGCCCACCGTCTCGGATAAAATTCCGGCGGAGTTTTACCCGGCCGCGAAAGGCAAGCTGAAGATCTTTGCCAATTACGGCGTAGGTTTCAATCACATTGATATCGATGCGGCGCACGCCAATGGTATCGCGGTCACCAACACGCCTGATGTGCTCACTGATTGCACTGCTGACTTGGCGATGGGCCTGATGTTTGCCGCCGCCCGCCGTATCGGCGAAGGTGAGCGTGAAACACGGGCTGGTGGCTGGAAAGGCTGGCGGCCCACGCATATGATCGGCAAGAAGGTCACCGGGGCCACGCTTGGTATCATTGGCTTTGGCCGTATCGGTCAAGCGATGGCGCGCCGGGCGCATAACGGGTTTGGCATGCGCGTGGTGTTTCAGGATGCGTGGAACGTGCCAGACGACATCAAGGCGGCCAACGGCAATGCGGAACAGTTGGGCTCGATGACGGAGGTTGCAGCGCAATCCGATTTCCTGTCCCTGCACTGTCCTGGCGGTGCTGACACCTACAAAATGATCAACGCCGATGTGTTCGGCGCTTTGAAACCCGGCGCGATCCTAGTGAATTCAGCGCGCGGCGATGTGGTGGATGAAGATGCGCTCTTTGATGCGCTCGACAGTGGTAAACTGTCTGCGGCGGGACTGGATGTGTATCACAATGAACCTGCGCTTGATCCGCGCTTTCTAACCTATGACAATATTGTTCTGGCCCCGCATCTGGGAAGTGCCACGGATGGCACGCGCGAAGCCATGGGCCATCGCGCCATCGATAACTTGGAAGCGTTCCTGAAAGGTGAGCGTCCCGGGGATCTGGTAACGCCGGGCCAGGATTAA
- a CDS encoding aminotransferase class V-fold PLP-dependent enzyme, with the protein MNGFQHLYIPGPTNVPEPVRQAMNLPMEDMRAPDFPDFVQGLLTDLKKAYRMETGRIFVFPSSGTGAWESAIQNTLQAGDKVLMSRFGQFSLLWVDMAERLGLDVELIDVEWGKGVPIEDYATHLADDKEHKIKAVFATQNETATGVTSDIEGVRKALDAADHPAMLFVDGVSSIASIEFEMDKWGVDLAVSGSQKGFMLPAGLGILGASEKALAANKALADAGMARCYFSFEDMIKLNDTGYFPYTPATQLLRGLRCSLDMMLETGMESIWARHKRLAEGVRAAVDAWDGCELVARGPEWHSDTVSAIYAPEGVDARDVISTAYYKYQTSLGTGLNKLMGKAFRIGHLGSLNPVMLCGAISAAEMALVDAGAKIEPGSGVAAAQAQFRATTPNVNAPVVKAA; encoded by the coding sequence ATGAACGGATTTCAGCACCTTTACATTCCTGGGCCCACCAATGTGCCTGAGCCTGTGCGTCAGGCGATGAACCTGCCCATGGAAGACATGCGCGCTCCGGACTTCCCGGATTTTGTCCAAGGTCTGCTGACTGATCTCAAAAAGGCCTACCGCATGGAGACAGGTCGGATCTTCGTGTTTCCCTCTTCCGGCACCGGTGCCTGGGAATCGGCGATTCAGAACACACTGCAGGCCGGCGACAAGGTTCTTATGTCTCGGTTTGGTCAGTTTTCTCTTCTCTGGGTCGATATGGCCGAGCGTCTGGGCCTTGATGTCGAATTGATCGACGTCGAATGGGGCAAAGGTGTACCGATCGAAGACTATGCGACGCATCTTGCTGATGACAAAGAGCACAAAATCAAAGCTGTGTTTGCGACGCAAAACGAAACCGCCACAGGCGTGACGTCAGACATAGAAGGCGTGCGAAAGGCGCTGGATGCCGCTGACCACCCAGCGATGCTGTTTGTTGATGGCGTTAGCTCCATTGCCTCAATTGAATTTGAGATGGACAAATGGGGCGTGGACCTTGCCGTCTCCGGCTCTCAGAAAGGCTTCATGCTTCCTGCAGGTCTTGGCATTCTTGGCGCTTCGGAAAAGGCACTTGCCGCGAACAAGGCTCTGGCCGATGCTGGCATGGCGCGCTGCTATTTCAGCTTTGAAGACATGATCAAGCTGAATGACACCGGGTATTTCCCATACACACCAGCGACCCAACTCCTGCGCGGCTTGCGCTGTTCGCTGGACATGATGCTGGAAACGGGCATGGAAAGCATCTGGGCGCGTCACAAGCGCTTGGCAGAAGGCGTTCGCGCCGCTGTGGACGCTTGGGATGGATGTGAATTGGTGGCACGCGGTCCCGAGTGGCACTCGGACACCGTTTCGGCGATTTACGCGCCTGAGGGTGTGGACGCACGCGACGTGATCTCGACAGCCTATTACAAGTACCAAACGTCGTTAGGCACAGGTCTCAACAAACTGATGGGCAAAGCCTTCCGCATCGGACATCTGGGGTCTCTCAATCCGGTCATGCTGTGCGGCGCGATTTCAGCGGCGGAGATGGCATTGGTTGACGCCGGTGCAAAAATTGAGCCAGGGTCCGGAGTGGCCGCGGCACAGGCACAGTTCCGTGCGACCACACCCAATGTGAATGCGCCGGTCGTAAAAGCGGCCTGA
- a CDS encoding helix-turn-helix transcriptional regulator, which yields MKIARDMMALAQNPPIPTDDLPHVIVADRQLIVCQGIGSLVAQIAEVELGEYATDKASLKALLSRARGKTILILGVRLADGDLTHVLDMVRKDHPEVMVVVVAEDSEFAFIRTAIKSGANSVCMMGQVLTSLPRILGKLIEGHSIVPTDILRKLTSEAADTLSRREHEILGLLGDGLTNFQISARLGLSENTVKYYLKAIYQKLEVNSRGAAIAKYVAGNY from the coding sequence ATGAAAATTGCCCGGGATATGATGGCATTGGCTCAAAACCCTCCCATTCCGACAGATGACCTGCCGCATGTGATTGTGGCGGACCGCCAATTGATTGTGTGTCAGGGAATCGGGTCTCTTGTGGCGCAGATTGCCGAGGTGGAGCTTGGTGAATACGCAACCGACAAGGCCAGTCTCAAGGCGTTGCTGTCGAGGGCAAGGGGTAAGACAATCCTCATTCTCGGTGTACGTCTGGCGGATGGGGATTTGACGCACGTGCTTGATATGGTGCGCAAGGACCATCCGGAGGTAATGGTTGTCGTGGTGGCCGAAGACAGTGAATTCGCGTTTATCCGCACAGCGATCAAGTCCGGGGCCAATTCAGTGTGCATGATGGGGCAGGTTCTCACCAGCCTGCCGCGCATTTTGGGCAAGCTGATCGAGGGCCATTCAATTGTGCCTACGGATATCTTGCGTAAGCTGACGTCCGAAGCGGCGGATACCCTGTCGCGGCGCGAGCATGAGATCCTCGGGCTTTTGGGCGATGGACTGACGAATTTCCAGATTTCCGCACGGCTGGGGCTGAGCGAGAATACGGTGAAATACTACCTCAAAGCGATCTATCAGAAGCTTGAAGTGAACTCCCGCGGGGCCGCGATTGCGAAATATGTAGCCGGGAACTATTGA
- a CDS encoding M20 aminoacylase family protein, with amino-acid sequence MTPTELAEPMREWRRHLHENPEFGFEEEETARFVVARLREFGFDDIETGIGGTGVVATLRCGSGGRTIALRADMDCLRIQETTNLPYASSKPGLMHACGHDGHTAILLGTAAALARDGGFDGTVRFVFQPAEEWGQGMKAMIKDGLGSRLGFDEIYGLHNMPGLPVGSFEIRPGPFMGAEDGFRIVVRGRGGHASRPDDCRDAIVCACAIVGELQTIVSRSINPAELAVVSVTSIGGDNVTNAIAGEAWIEGDCRHFDDAVSQKIEDRMHRIAEGMATAHGCSVEVVYDRVFIPTVNDAQATDHCLSAATAVFGSENVNGDAPRTGGAEDFAQALKIAPGAFAFIGNGDSAPLHNPEYDFNDAALVPGVQWFLELVRRRLPIKKA; translated from the coding sequence TTGACCCCGACTGAATTAGCCGAACCAATGCGCGAATGGCGGCGTCATCTGCATGAAAACCCTGAATTCGGGTTCGAGGAAGAGGAAACCGCACGTTTTGTTGTCGCGCGTCTGAGAGAATTTGGGTTCGACGACATTGAGACGGGCATCGGTGGAACCGGCGTTGTCGCAACGCTGCGCTGTGGCAGCGGTGGGCGAACCATAGCTCTACGGGCCGATATGGACTGTTTGCGCATCCAAGAAACTACCAATCTGCCATATGCGTCGTCCAAGCCGGGACTTATGCACGCCTGCGGTCACGATGGTCATACCGCCATCCTTTTGGGAACCGCCGCGGCATTGGCCCGTGATGGTGGGTTTGATGGCACGGTACGGTTTGTGTTTCAGCCAGCTGAGGAATGGGGCCAGGGCATGAAGGCCATGATCAAAGACGGTCTGGGGTCGCGGCTCGGTTTTGATGAAATCTATGGGTTGCACAACATGCCTGGTCTGCCGGTAGGTTCGTTTGAAATTCGCCCCGGACCCTTTATGGGCGCAGAAGACGGATTTCGGATCGTCGTGCGTGGCCGTGGTGGTCATGCATCACGTCCGGATGACTGCCGCGACGCGATTGTGTGTGCATGTGCCATTGTCGGTGAGCTGCAGACGATTGTATCGCGGTCGATCAATCCGGCGGAACTGGCTGTGGTGTCTGTGACATCGATCGGTGGCGATAACGTCACGAACGCTATTGCAGGAGAGGCCTGGATCGAAGGCGATTGCCGCCACTTTGATGATGCGGTCAGCCAGAAGATTGAGGACCGCATGCATCGCATAGCCGAAGGCATGGCGACGGCCCACGGATGCAGTGTCGAGGTGGTCTATGATCGCGTTTTCATCCCCACAGTTAACGACGCGCAGGCCACCGACCACTGCCTCAGCGCAGCGACAGCGGTGTTTGGGTCTGAAAACGTCAATGGCGATGCGCCGCGGACCGGCGGGGCCGAAGATTTCGCGCAAGCCCTGAAAATAGCGCCCGGCGCATTCGCGTTCATCGGAAACGGGGACAGCGCCCCACTTCACAACCCGGAGTACGATTTTAATGACGCCGCGCTTGTGCCGGGGGTTCAGTGGTTTTTGGAACTGGTTCGACGCCGTTTACCGATCAAAAAGGCGTAA
- a CDS encoding ABC transporter substrate-binding protein: MKKRAFWLASLATAISLGLAAQPAVADGVFRMAHDVGSGGLSSLDPIDKGRVLQITEKIMNRLIRPSAEGRPSPDLAKSWSANEDGTVWTLKLREDVRFHDGSPFDADDVVYSLTRVLDPERDSPARAVIEMVTDVTALDPFTVQLTLASTFADLPLQLMDPRLRMIPEGSDDTIAKTGIGTGPFKISKFDADGITILEANEDYWEGAPKLERIELIGIPDSNTRLQAFLAGQLDMERGVKPLMRRALLRSDRYVVQDIPTGNWSGLVFRTDVAPFDDMRVRQALRLVVDREEMLKLALDGGGTISCDTPVAPNDQYRADLDCPRDIQRAKDLLVEAGYPKGLKIKLHVAPIDGVWSSMAVVFQQQAAEAGIHVKIVNAAADGYWSEVWMKKDTFATSWGERPAHQALSEAFSSEAKWNESYLSDHNFDFALERAQAKLDFYERKQAYIDAQEYLAEISGTLIPFHRSQLVALSPRVRNMPAVKSDRILWHEVDVAEEGS; encoded by the coding sequence ATGAAAAAACGTGCTTTCTGGCTGGCATCGCTGGCCACCGCAATTTCACTTGGCCTGGCCGCACAGCCAGCCGTCGCAGACGGCGTGTTCCGCATGGCGCATGACGTCGGCTCCGGCGGGCTATCCAGTCTTGATCCTATCGACAAGGGTCGCGTGCTTCAGATCACCGAAAAGATAATGAACCGGCTTATCCGACCCAGTGCCGAGGGACGTCCTTCGCCTGATCTGGCCAAGTCGTGGTCCGCCAACGAGGATGGAACTGTCTGGACCTTGAAATTGCGTGAGGACGTGCGGTTCCACGATGGCAGCCCCTTTGACGCGGATGATGTGGTTTATTCGCTAACGCGGGTGCTTGACCCTGAACGCGATAGTCCGGCGCGCGCAGTCATCGAAATGGTCACTGATGTCACGGCACTTGATCCCTTCACCGTGCAACTTACTCTCGCTTCAACTTTTGCCGACCTGCCCTTGCAGCTCATGGATCCGCGCTTGCGTATGATCCCAGAAGGCTCAGACGACACCATCGCCAAAACCGGCATTGGCACCGGTCCGTTCAAAATCTCCAAGTTCGACGCCGATGGCATCACTATACTGGAAGCTAACGAGGATTATTGGGAAGGCGCACCCAAACTAGAGCGCATCGAACTCATCGGCATACCCGACAGCAACACCCGTCTGCAGGCGTTTCTTGCCGGCCAGCTTGATATGGAGCGCGGGGTCAAACCGCTGATGCGCCGCGCTTTGCTGCGCTCGGACCGTTACGTGGTACAGGACATTCCCACGGGCAATTGGTCTGGTCTTGTTTTTCGCACCGATGTGGCCCCGTTTGACGACATGCGCGTACGGCAGGCTCTGCGCCTGGTGGTTGACCGCGAAGAAATGCTGAAGCTTGCCCTCGACGGTGGTGGTACGATCAGCTGTGATACACCCGTGGCACCAAACGACCAGTACCGCGCCGACCTCGATTGCCCTCGGGACATCCAACGCGCCAAGGACCTTCTGGTCGAAGCGGGTTATCCCAAAGGCCTCAAGATCAAGCTGCATGTCGCCCCAATTGATGGCGTGTGGTCCTCTATGGCCGTAGTGTTTCAACAACAGGCCGCAGAAGCGGGTATTCACGTCAAAATCGTCAACGCCGCCGCCGATGGGTACTGGTCTGAGGTCTGGATGAAAAAAGACACCTTTGCCACAAGCTGGGGCGAACGCCCGGCACATCAGGCCCTCAGCGAAGCATTTTCATCCGAGGCCAAGTGGAACGAAAGCTACCTTAGCGATCATAACTTTGATTTCGCCCTGGAACGCGCACAAGCCAAGCTGGACTTTTACGAGCGCAAACAGGCCTATATCGACGCGCAGGAGTATCTTGCTGAAATTTCAGGCACGCTGATCCCCTTCCACCGAAGCCAGTTAGTCGCCCTCTCTCCCCGTGTTCGCAACATGCCCGCCGTCAAAAGCGACCGCATCTTGTGGCACGAGGTGGACGTGGCAGAGGAAGGGTCGTGA
- a CDS encoding cytochrome D1 domain-containing protein: MFLGRTFSASGRTLGTGLAMLLGSLALPATAQEPTLSEEAFEASKQLYFERCAGCHGVLRKGATGKNLEPSWKQEAADGTVKEGGTLKLGQERLEKIIAWGTEGGMNNFSDVMTEDEIRDMATYIMMEPPKPPEMSLAQMMETRKVYVEPEDYPSEPLHGRNWENFFVVIERDVGKVAVIDGDTKEVLAHIPTGYAVHVLKASEHHKLEEPDNPGRFWYTMGRDGKMTKIDLWQNPENMLVAEVTIGYDARDVAVSGDGKYVIGGAYWPPHFAIVDAETMEPKKVVSTRGVNVDGDYVEEARVAAIYTTPNEPTWIVAVKELGQLWQVDYTDLDNLRIDKINSAKFLHDGFFDPTGRYFQIAANASNKMVVVDTQTHKLEAMIDTAALPHPGPGANWNDPNCGPVAGTTHLGEGTVTVWGNDPEGHPDNAWKVCYEVETDGAGLFIRTHPTSDYIWADQTKHPEPEIQQSVQVISKETGEIVKTIQLTEEEGNVAVHFEFNQDGSEVWVSKWNRSTSKEPNGEIVIYDAKTLEEKARVKGLFAPTGKFNVYNRSNHVT, translated from the coding sequence ATGTTCCTTGGACGCACTTTCTCAGCTTCGGGCCGTACATTGGGTACCGGTCTTGCCATGCTGCTCGGCAGCCTGGCATTGCCTGCTACTGCGCAGGAACCGACGCTGAGCGAAGAGGCTTTTGAAGCCTCAAAACAACTTTATTTCGAACGCTGCGCCGGCTGTCACGGCGTGCTCAGGAAGGGTGCTACAGGTAAAAACCTGGAGCCATCCTGGAAACAAGAGGCCGCCGACGGCACTGTGAAAGAAGGCGGTACGCTCAAGCTTGGCCAAGAGCGGCTTGAAAAGATTATAGCCTGGGGTACCGAAGGCGGGATGAACAATTTCTCGGACGTGATGACCGAGGATGAGATCCGCGACATGGCGACCTACATCATGATGGAGCCGCCGAAGCCGCCAGAGATGTCGCTGGCGCAGATGATGGAAACCCGCAAGGTTTACGTCGAGCCAGAAGACTACCCTTCTGAGCCATTGCATGGCCGGAACTGGGAAAACTTCTTTGTCGTGATCGAACGCGATGTGGGCAAGGTGGCTGTGATTGACGGCGACACCAAAGAGGTGCTGGCACATATCCCAACCGGGTATGCCGTGCACGTTCTAAAAGCGTCTGAGCATCACAAGCTGGAAGAGCCGGATAATCCCGGACGCTTCTGGTACACGATGGGTCGTGACGGCAAGATGACCAAGATCGACCTGTGGCAGAACCCCGAGAATATGCTCGTGGCCGAAGTCACCATTGGTTATGACGCACGTGACGTGGCGGTGTCGGGCGACGGCAAATACGTGATTGGTGGGGCTTACTGGCCACCGCACTTCGCGATTGTTGATGCCGAAACCATGGAGCCGAAAAAGGTTGTCTCAACCCGCGGTGTAAATGTGGATGGCGACTATGTGGAAGAGGCCCGTGTGGCGGCGATCTATACTACGCCAAATGAGCCCACATGGATTGTTGCGGTGAAAGAACTCGGCCAGCTTTGGCAGGTCGACTACACCGATCTCGACAATCTGCGGATCGACAAGATCAACTCGGCCAAGTTCCTGCATGACGGGTTCTTTGATCCAACGGGCCGGTACTTCCAGATCGCTGCGAACGCGTCCAACAAGATGGTGGTCGTTGACACGCAAACCCACAAACTGGAAGCGATGATCGATACCGCGGCTCTGCCACACCCCGGACCTGGGGCAAACTGGAACGATCCGAATTGTGGACCAGTGGCCGGGACAACGCACCTTGGCGAAGGCACCGTGACGGTTTGGGGCAATGATCCGGAAGGTCATCCCGACAACGCCTGGAAGGTCTGCTATGAGGTGGAAACCGATGGCGCGGGTCTGTTCATCCGGACGCATCCGACATCGGATTATATCTGGGCGGACCAAACCAAGCACCCAGAGCCGGAAATCCAGCAGTCGGTGCAGGTAATCTCGAAAGAGACCGGCGAGATTGTGAAGACGATCCAGCTGACCGAAGAGGAAGGCAACGTCGCAGTCCACTTCGAGTTCAACCAGGATGGGTCTGAGGTTTGGGTGTCCAAATGGAACCGCTCAACCTCGAAAGAGCCAAATGGTGAGATCGTGATCTACGATGCCAAGACGCTGGAAGAGAAGGCGCGGGTCAAAGGGCTCTTTGCCCCGACCGGTAAGTTCAACGTCTACAACCGATCGAACCACGTCACCTGA